The proteins below come from a single Gammaproteobacteria bacterium genomic window:
- a CDS encoding cytochrome c family protein, protein MGLTRQWLAGLLLMLCFAALQASEARIQAMLKEPLPVPPLINVLGQAVYDEAMATGDYHYVGNTKCRLCHREFFLGRKKDKHDFALEKVIEMGYGENPRCLTCHATGYGIEGGFTSIKKTPRLANVQCEGCHGPGSVHVKRRDAGGFLSGTDRPERIKKMCKSCHTERWNRAFHPNDFDVVYKKYSNPTPR, encoded by the coding sequence ATGGGGTTAACTCGACAGTGGTTGGCTGGTCTGTTGTTGATGCTCTGCTTTGCTGCTTTACAGGCCAGCGAAGCGCGGATTCAGGCTATGTTAAAAGAGCCGCTCCCCGTACCTCCCTTGATCAACGTGTTGGGGCAAGCGGTTTATGATGAAGCGATGGCTACGGGTGACTACCACTACGTGGGCAACACCAAATGCCGACTCTGCCATCGTGAGTTCTTCCTTGGCCGGAAGAAAGACAAACACGACTTTGCTTTGGAAAAAGTGATTGAGATGGGATATGGTGAAAATCCACGCTGTCTCACCTGTCATGCAACGGGTTATGGTATAGAGGGCGGATTTACCAGTATAAAAAAGACCCCGCGTTTAGCCAATGTGCAGTGCGAGGGGTGTCATGGCCCGGGTAGTGTACATGTAAAGCGACGGGATGCTGGTGGCTTTTTGTCGGGTACAGATCGCCCAGAGCGGATAAAAAAAATGTGTAAAAGCTGCCATACTGAACGCTGGAATCGCGCCTTCCACCCTAATGATTTTGACGTGGTCTATAAAAAATACAGCAACCC